A window of the Candida orthopsilosis Co 90-125, chromosome 1 draft sequence genome harbors these coding sequences:
- a CDS encoding Ymx6 NADH dehydrogenase gives MFSRIATRRFIPTPFSTRLTTGTRLNLSAPRFTKSYSTVNSPSPPHPTYTSLVLNLFKYALGAGALGAAGFVGFVGYKIYAETHPGKQEPQSPTFSSGERKKTLVLLGSGWGSVALLKNLDTTLYNVVLVSPRNYFLFTPLLPSVPTGTVDMKSIIEPVRAITRLCKGQVVYYEAEAVDIDPETNTLKIQQSTTVHSGHSKQSSASTKSEKIGDGNIEYINATLQYDYLVVGIGAQPSTFGLPGVAQHSTFVKEVGDSLRIKKTLIDLVEAANLLPENDKERKRLLHVIVCGGGPTGVEAAGEIQDYIDQDLKKWMPEVAKDLKVTLIESQPKVLHTFNPKLVEYTNQVFQDTNINLVTSARINSVDDKYCTVFHKQSKDTEIVPYGMLIWATGNATRDFTHVLMDKVEEQKNAKRGFLVDKYLKLQGSSNIFALGDCTFTKYPPTAQVAHQQGEYLANYFDKLQKLSSLRYKIDHEQNPSETLKSRAVRLEKNLPHFIYNYQGSLAYIGSEKAVADLAWGSWSNVSTGGNLTYLFWRSAYIYMCLSVKNQILICIDWLKVYAFGRDCSRE, from the coding sequence ATGTTTAGCAGAATTGCAACTAGGAGGTTTATACCTACCCCCTTTAGTACAAGGTTAACTACCGGCACAAGACTTAATCTATCGGCACCACGTTTCACCAAGTCATATTCCACGGTGAATCTGCCACTGCCACCACATCCTACTTATACTTCACTTGTtctcaatttattcaaatatgCTCTTGGTGCTGGTGCGTTGGGAGCAGCCGGGTTTGTGGGTTTTGTTGGATACAAGATTTATGCTGAAACTCATCCTGGTAAACAAGAGCCACAATCTCCCACTTTCTCCAGTGGTGAACGCAAAAAGACATTGGTTCTTTTAGGTTCTGGATGGGGATCAGTCGCATTATTAAAGAATTTGGATACTACTTTATACAATGTGGTTTTAGTTTCACCAAGAAACTATTTCTTATTTACTCCGTTATTACCTAGTGTGCCTACTGGGACTGTTGACATGAAGTCCATTATTGAACCAGTTAGAGCAATTACTAGGTTGTGTAAAGGACAAGTGGTGTATTACGAAGCAGAAGCTGTTGATATTGACCCTGAAACAAACACATTGAAGAtccaacaatcaacaacgGTACATTCGGGtcattcaaaacaaagttcAGCATCAACTAAATCGGAGaaaattggtgatggaaACATCGAATATATTAATGCTACACTTCAATACGATTATTTGgttgttggaattggtgCTCAACCATCAACATTTGGTTTACCAGGAGTTGCTCAACACTCAACCTTTGTTAAAGAAGTTGGTGATTCATTGAGGATCAAAAAGACATTGATTGATCTAGTTGAAGCAGCCAATTTATTACCAGAAAATGATAAAGAGCGTAAACGATTATTACATGTTATTGTATGTGGTGGTGGTCCAACTGGTGTTGAAGCCGCTGGTGAAATTCAAGATtatattgatcaagatttgaaaaaatggATGCCTGAAGTTGCTAAAGATTTAAAAGTAACTCTTATTGAATCGCAACCAAAAGTATTACATACATTCAACCctaaattggttgaatatACTAATCAAGTTTTCCAAGATACAAATATCAATCTTGTTACGAGTGCTAGAATCAattcagttgatgataaataTTGTACTGTTTTCCATAAACAATCCAAAGATACTGAGATTGTTCCCTATGGTATGCTTATATGGGCCACTGGTAATGCCACTAGAGACTTCACTCACGTATTGATGGACAAAGtagaagaacaaaagaatgcCAAACGTGGATTCCTTGTTGAcaaatatttgaaattacaaGGATCATCAAACATCTTTGCCTTGGGAGATTGTACATTTACCAAGTATCCACCCACAGCACAAGTTGCTCATCAACAAGGTGAATACTTGGCCAATTATTTCGATAAGTTACAAAAATTATCAAGCTTGAGgtacaaaattgatcatgAACAAAACCCATCAGAAACATTGAAATCACGAGCTGTCAGAttagaaaagaatttaCCACATTTCATTTACAATTATCAAGGATCATTGGCTTATATTGGAAGTGAGAAAGCAGTGGCAGATTTGGCTTGGGGCTCGTGGTCAAATGTATCGACTGGTGGTAATTTGACTTATTTGTTTTGGAGATCAGCTTATATTTACATGTGTCTTTCGGtaaagaatcaaatcttGATTTGCATTGATTGGTTGAAGGTGTATGCTTTTGGAAGAGATTGCTCAAGGGAGTAG
- a CDS encoding Cho2 phosphatidyl-ethanolamine N-methyltransferase, producing the protein MSVQTEVNNIPMEEKREDYVSSTNGPKGITFSGETFVVPETHDMVKTLFDPSIHKSNLELVILGCLCANMLVFLIPSNQVRIGVFIGLYIFWRLSYNFGIGWLLQQQSNHNRLVSWARDGKFFDTKNNSFWAKLVQNEVKSQRGKDYVISSLPIEFNTWLVFRKFVDLILMSDFVTFCCVVYTCSVANANEFSNTWTVYLRILVGFSLILFNLWVKVNAHNTIKDYAWYWGDFFFRQINNEELIFDGVFEMVPHPMYSVGYVGYYGFALIAKSYTVLAIAIFGHFLQMIFLHYIENPHIDKIYGPSKNEINLIKILKLKDLKHFENMPPLVGFYNFNWMRASDVLNLILIFTYGVIIPLLSKNSYKLFFALTVGTKLFESFFINTLLILQSYFKYFTKWCLSNDIPVDKSLNNWAILYNSLINLTYSSLFGMNLAHVLQGTTEVLFHHLFYLRVFVGCLLIVTQTWINASIIDSIGYFGYFYGDFFIPKSQHLTKAGVYRYLNNPEQIFGVCGVMGVFIIWPTYENIVCCILWVANNFIRINFIEKAHMLRVYGEQEVNQDSGVTKTFKKHLIPDVIQRRISNDEPMRRRRSNPGLGIAESFENFIKDLQNSKVKLSKQKLIELSQNLSFANSDYKLTLPGLNVDQAANSKYITIGSPIKVNWQSPAATHSPKDWIGLYKISQTTYSRNKTLLSSSGRWTNCETANGSFTFVKDKLFWEQGVYEVRYHLDGGHDVAYISEPFEIKSKHIDVPNEESLLDEFAMELKTEIFDKVFDIDSNDTSIQSIATQSDTNVLELYNLLSTIVSQATNIRISSKIFLNHDNISIKDVAKKLYDINQILNDLSYDFTVKKDQ; encoded by the coding sequence ATGTCAGTCCAAACAGAGGTCAACAATATTCCAATGGAAGAAAAACGAGAGGACTATGTGCTGTCCACTAATGGTCCGAAGGGTATCACATTTTCTGGTGAGACTTTTGTTGTCCCAGAAACTCATGATATGGTAAAGACATTATTTGATCCATCAATACACAAATCTAATTTAGAATTGGTAATTTTGGGATGCTTGTGTGCTAACATGCTTGTGTTTTTAATACCGCTGAATCAAGTGCGAATTGGAGTATTCATTGGGCTCTACATTTTTTGGAGATTGTCTTATAATTTTGGTATTGGTTGGttattacaacaacaatcgAACCATAACAGATTAGTATCTTGGGCTAGAGATGGTAAGTTTTTTGATACCAAGAATAACCTGTTTTGGGCTAAATTAGTTCAAAATGAAGTTAAATCGCAACGAGGTAAAGATTATGTTATCTCATCATTACCCATTGAATTCAACACTTGGCTTGTGTTTagaaaatttgttgatttgatcttgatgTCAGACTTTGTTactttttgttgtgttgtttaCACTTGCTCAGTGGCCAATGCCAATGAGTTTTCAAACACTTGGACGGTTTATTTGAGAATACTTGTTGGGTTcagtttgattttgttcaatttatGGGTCAAAGTTAATGCCCATAATACAATTAAAGACTATGCTTGGTATTGGggtgatttctttttcagaCAAATTAataatgaagaattgatttttgatgGTGTCTTTGAAATGGTACCACATCCAATGTATTCAGTTGGATATGTTGGATATTATGGATTCGCTTTGATTGCTAAATCATATACGGTGTTGGCAATTGCAATCTTTGGCCATTTCTTACAAAtgatttttcttcattataTTGAAAACCCTCATATCGATAAGATCTATGGTCCTTCTAAGAATGAAATTAACTTAATCAAGAttttaaagttgaaagacttgaaacattttgaaaatatgcCACCATTGGTTGGTTTCTATAACTTTAATTGGATGAGAGCAAGtgatgttttgaatttgattttgatttttacTTATGGGGTTATTATTCCATTATTGTCCAAGAATTCATACAAGTTGTTTTTCGCCTTGACTGTGGGAACAAAGTTGTTTGAAAGTTTCTTTATCAATacgttgttgattttgcaaagttatttcaaatatttcacCAAATGGTGTCTTTCAAATGATATCCCGGTTGATAAATCGCTAAACAATTGGGCAATTTTGTACAACTCGTTGATTAATTTGACCTACTCATCCTTATTTGGTATGAATTTGGCACATGTTTTACAAGGAACAACCGAAGTACTTTTCCAtcatttgttttatttgagagtatttgttggttgtttattgattgtGACCCAAACTTGGATTAATGCATCCATTATTGATCTGATTGGATACTTTGGCTACTTCTATGGTGATTTCTTCATTCCTAAATCGCAGCATTTAACCAAAGCCGGTGTCTATCGTTATTTGAACAATCCAGAACAAATCTTTGGTGTTTGTGGAGTTATGGGTGTTTTCATTATATGGCCAACTTATGAAAATATTGTATGTTGTATTTTATGGGTTGCCAACAACTTTATCCGTATTaatttcattgaaaaggCTCACATGCTTAGGGTATACGGTGAGCAAGAAGTGAATCAGGACTCAGGTGTCACGAAAACATTTAAGAAACATTTGATCCCCGACGTAATTCAAAGAAGAATCAGTAATGATGAGCCAatgagaagaagaagaagtaaTCCTGGATTAGGTATTGCggaatcatttgaaaatttcatcaaggATTTACAAAATTCCAAAGTTAAGTTATCaaagcaaaaattgattgaattatCACAAAACTTGTCGTTTGCCAATTCAGATTATAAATTGACTCTTCCAGGACTAAATGTTGACCAAGCAGCAAATTCGAAATATATCACCATTGGGTCTCCAATTAAAGTCAATTGGCAATCTCCTGCAGCTACTCACTCTCCGAAAGATTGGATTGGTTTATACAAGATTCTGCAAACTACTTAttcaagaaacaaaactttactttcatcatcagGTAGATGGACCAATTGTGAAACTGCCAATGGTTCATTCACATTCGTTAAAgacaaattgttttgggAACAAGGTGTTTATGAAGTAAGATATCATTTAGATGGTGGACATGATGTCGCCTATATTTCTGAgccatttgaaattaaatccAAACATATTGATGTGCCTAATGAGGAATCCTTATTAGATGAATTTGCTATGGAGTTGAAGACGgaaatatttgataaagtatTTGACATTGATTCGAATGATACTTCAATACAATCGATAGCTACACAACTGGATACTAATGTTTTGGAATTGTACAATTTATTAAGTACAATTGTATCGCAAGCAACAAATATTCGCATAAGTTCCAAGATATTCCTTAATCATGATAATATTTCCATTAAGGATGTGGCTAAGAAATTGTATGATATTAATCAAATTCTAAACGATTTGTCATATGATTTTACTGTCAAAAAGGATCAATAA
- a CDS encoding Dbp2 protein (DEAD-box family ATP-dependent RNA helicase), which yields MSYNNGGYRGGSSGAGGYSNGGGFGGRGGYGGGSRDGSFGGRGGGRGGFGGRDGGFGGRGGGRFNDAPRQELSVPQWDIEQLPKFEKNFYTEHPNVAARSDADIEAFRNKNEMSVQGHDIPHPITTFDEAGFPDYVLNELKAQGFPKPTAIQCQGWPMALSGRDMVGIAATGSGKTLSYCLPGIVHINAQPLLKPGDGPIVLVLAPTRELACQIQTECSKFGSSSRIRNTCVYGGAPKGPQIRDLAKGVEICIATPGRLIDMLEAGKTNLKRVTYLVLDEADRMLDMGFEPQIRKIVDQIRPDRQTLMWSATWPKEVQALARDYLNDPIQVTIGSLELAASHTITQIVQVVTEYQKRDMLVKYLESALGDTSSKVLVFASTKRTCDDVTSYLRSDGWPALAIHGDKEQHERDWVLKEFRQGSHSIMVATDVAARGIDVKGITHVINYDMPGNIEDYVHRIGRTGRGGATGTAISFFTDNNKKLGGDLCKIMREAHQTIPPELQQYDRRGYGGHIRYGAGRGGRGGRGGFGGRGRGGYGGRGGGRGGYSSGSNTAPLGGNRRF from the exons ATGTCGTATAACAACGGAGGATATAGAGGTGGCTCAAGTGGTGCAGGTGGATACTCCAATGGAGGAGGTTTTGGTGGCAGAGGTGGCTACGGTGGTGGATCAAGAGATGGCAGTTTTGGTggaagaggaggaggaagagGTGGTTTTGGGGGTAGAGATGGTGGTTTTGGTGGAAGAGGTGGAGGAAGGTTTAATGATGCACCAAGACAAGAATTATCTGTTCCACAGTGGGATATAGAGCAATTACCGAAATTTGAGAAGAACTTTTATACTGAACACCCAAATGTTGCAGCTAGATCAGATGCTGATATTGAAGCTTTTAGAAACAAAAACGAAATGAGTGTGCAAGGTCATGATATCCCACATCCAATTACTACCTTCGATGAAGCTGGTTTCCCTGACTACGTtttaaatgaattgaaGGCACAAggttttccaaaaccaaCTGCTATTCAATGTCAAGGTTGGCCTATGGCTTTAAGTGGTAGAGATATGGTTGGTATTGCCGCTACTGGTTCAGGTAAGACCTTGTCATATTGTTTGCCAGGTATTGTTCACATCAATGCTCAgccattgttgaaaccaGGTGATGGACctattgttttggttttggcACCTACAAGAGAATTGGcttgtcaaattcaaactgAATGTAGCAAATTCGGATCATCATCTAGAATCAGAAACACTTGTGTTTACGGTGGTGCCCCAAAGGGCCCGCAAATTAGAGATTTGGCAAAGggtgttgaaatttgtaTTGCTACTCCAGGTAGATTGATTGATATGTTGGAAGCTGGTAAGACTAACTTGAAGAGAGTTACTTATTTGGTTTTGGACGAAGCAGATAGAATGTTAGATATGGGTTTTGAACCTCAAATCagaaaaattgttgatcaaatcagACCAGACCGTCAAACATTGATGTGGTCTGCTACTTGGCCAAAGGAAGTGCAAGCCTTGGCCAGAGACTACTTGAATGATCCAATTCAAGTTACTATTGGTTCATTGGAATTGGCTGCATCACACACAATTACTCAAATTGTCCAGGTTGTTACTGAATATCAAAAGAGAGATATGCTTGTTAaatatttggaaagtgCTTTGGGTGACACCAGCTCCAAGGTTTTGGTTTTCGCTAGTACCAAGAGGACATGTGATGATGTCACAAGTTATTTGAGATCAGATGGATGGCCCGCATTAGCCATTCATGGTGACAAAGAGCAGCACGAAAGAGACTGGGTCTTGAAGGAATTTAGACAAGGAAGTCATTCCATTATGGTTGCAACTGATGTTGCTGCCAGGGGTATTG ATGTCAAAGGTATTACTCATGTCATTAATTATGATATGCCAGGTAACATTGAAGATTATGTCCACAGAATTGGTAGAACTGGTAGAGGTGGAGCTACAGGTACAGCTATTTCATTTTTCACCGATaacaataagaaattgGGTGGAGACTTATGTAAGATTATGAGAGAGGCTCATCAGACTATTCCACCCGAATTGCAACAATATGATAGAAGAGGTTATGGAGGTCACATTAGATATGGTGCTGGTAGAGGTGGTCGTGGTGGTCGCGGTGGATTTGGAGGAAGAGGTCGTGGTGGATATGGAGGTAGAGGTGGTGGCCGTGGAGGTTACTCTTCTGGTTCCAATACTGCTCCATTGGGGGGCAACCGTCGTTTCTAA
- a CDS encoding Rpc19 RNA polymerases I and III subunit AC19, producing the protein MSSDDVKIDEIEQTDETEYDLDKIKMLPGASEDGSSASFQILEEDHTLGNALRYIIMKNPEVEFCGYSIPHPSENKMNIRIQTYGNISAVEALHQGLDNLSELCGVVEEKFEQKLKEGGYSTEEP; encoded by the coding sequence ATGTCATCCGATGATGTAAAAATAGATGAGATAGAACAAACTGATGAAACAGAGTATGATCTTGACAAGATAAAGATGCTCCCTGGTGCATCAGAAGACGGATCTTCAGCTTCATTCCAGATATTGGAGGAAGACCATACATTGGGTAATGCATTGCGTTATATAATCATGAAGAATCCTGAGGTTGAATTTTGTGGATATAGTATACCACACCCTAGTGAGAACAAAATGAATATCAGAATACAAACGTATGGTAACATTTCAGCTGTTGAAGCTTTACATCAGGGATTAGATAACTTGAGTGAGCTTTGCGGTGTTGTCGAGGAAAAGTTTGagcaaaagttgaaagaaggTGGATACAGCACTGAAGAGCCATAA
- a CDS encoding transporter, giving the protein MSVEKTGVSHIEELEDVKPNTSHIEVGTDLKKSDSELVMGEIEEEPYYVDLPESLRDLTQDELKTLDKKTTRKIDLRLMPMLIFIYILNYIDRNNIASARLGGLEKDLGLVGNQYEIVISVLFVGYILFQVPSNMLLNRLGRPSAYLAVVMTLWGAISTCTAAVQNFSGLVAIRVLLGVVESAFFCSALMILSSWYDKKTLASRNSILYAGSLISSAFSGLLAAGILEMDGLGGIEGWRYLFIIEGGITVLTVPFAYFILPDTPHNTKFLSQQEKDIIQWKLKRDLGDVDDSDAEAKISDWEGFKLAVTDTKMWMLCGMHSFLVAACGVTNFFPTIVGTLNFNHTITLCLTAPPYVVAVVVTYFWARHADKTGERTFHIIIPMIFALVAFIIAVATLNTGARYFSMILMIPSLYSAFVVILTWISNSCPRPPAKRAVAIALVNCLSNSTSIWNSYLYPSSDGPRYVKAMSCNIAFLVLAILFVIMLRIRLMVLNKKIERGTMDWQKELGKGNDGSKISADFRYLY; this is encoded by the coding sequence ATGtcagttgaaaaaacaGGTGTATCTCAtattgaagagttggaaGATGTTAAGCCCAACACCTCCCACATTGAGGTAGGGACAGACTTGAAAAAGTCTGACTCTGAATTGGTAATGggtgaaattgaagaagaaccaTACTATGTTGATTTACCAGAGTCATTGCGTGATTTAACCCAAGATGAGTTGAAGACATTAGACAAAAAAACCACAAGAAAGATTGATTTAAGATTGATGCCTATGTTGATTTTTATATACATCTTGAACTATATTGATCGTAACAATATTGCTAGTGCAAGATTGGGTGGATtagaaaaagatttgggTTTAGTAGGAAACCAATATGAAATTGTTATTTCCGTGTTATTTGTTGGTTACATCTTGTTCCAAGTCCCTTCGaatatgttgttgaatagaTTGGGTCGTCCATCTGCTTATTTGGCTGTTGTCATGACGCTTTGGGGTGCTATTTCAACATGTACAGCTGCCGTTCAAAATTTTAGTGGGTTAGTTGCTATTCGTGTCTTGCTTGGTGTGGTTGAGTCTGCATTCTTTTGTAGTGCCTTAATGATCTTGTCTTCCTGGTACGATAAAAAGACTTTGGCTTCAAGGAACTCGATTTTATATGCTGGTTCATTGATCAGTTCCGCCTTTAGTGGATTGCTAGCAGCTGgtattttggaaatggaCGGTTTGGGAGGTATAGAAGGATGGAGATAtttattcatcattgaagGTGGTATTACCGTCTTGACAGTTCCATTTGCATACTTTATTTTACCAGACACTCCTCACAACACAAAGTTTTTGAGTCAGCAAGAGAAAGACATCATTCAGTGGAAATTAAAGAGAGATTTGGGAGATGTTGACGACTCTGATGCAGAAGCTAAAATTAGTGACTGGGaaggtttcaaattggCAGTGACGGATACAAAGATGTGGATGCTCTGTGGTATGCACAGTTTCTTGGTTGCTGCTTGTGGTGtcaccaatttcttccCCACCATTGTTGGTACGTTGAACTTCAACCACACAATTACCTTGTGTTTAACAGCCCCACCTTATGTTGTTGCCGTTGTTGTTACCTATTTCTGGGCTAGACATGCCGACAAAACTGGAGAAAGAACATTTCATATCATCATTCCAATGATCTTTGCTTTGGTGGCATTTATTATTGCTGTTGCAACATTGAACACAGGTGCTAGATACTTTAGTATGATTCTTATGATTCCAAGTTTATATTCCGCTTTCGTTGTCATTTTGACGtggatttcaaattcatgTCCTAGACCGCCAGCCAAGAGAGCAGTTGCTATTGCTTtggtcaattgtttgagtaactcaacatcaatttggAACTCGTATTTGTATCCTTCAAGTGACGGACCACGTTACGTCAAAGCAATGAGCTGTAACATCGCATTCCTTGTTTTGGctattctttttgttatCATGTTGAGAATTAGGTTGATGgtattgaacaagaagatTGAAAGAGGCACCATGGACTGGCAAAAAGAATTGGGTAAAGGTAACGATGGATCAAAGATCTCAGCCGATTTTAGATACTTATACTAG
- a CDS encoding Mdm1 protein (S. cerevisiae homolog MDM1 has phosphatidylinositol-3-phosphate binding and has role in mitochondrion inheritance), giving the protein MLSKGVQLGLATVILWLHFYPFHAVIFVCGAVFAIVACFIVSISVPSAQFNNRPNPKRKFRFLSYPEWERRTESLKANFHDDCPTIVDSKKLSASISELLDIIINEFINSWFSQISSSPLFAQDVKVELSHVSKCIARKLQKIDYAKLVTFKLLPLFNNHYLTYASAHTNMDGTAEILARFNNGNLHVGVTLEQSEKKEKNIQEKTYLRGQIKKLLTKTFSDGEKSNDIVLMFVTEVLACTILDNVFNLLTDPDFLNLQFIKFIGDSLKRRNQVKELRSALEEHTMSSISADNNVADRTIHEIESSLQDIFIQDDTKERTVIQLDNEKKQSAKSDRLVALLKSPVESTAFEQYLKWKNKLYLLTFWRKVEQSTAPLMDDVQMPTSLSLTKEECIDIREEYFSSGLISIDDTNLENFGRLDANESFQHPSCFQVCKDALITLHEKVFQDLFSEYYFNFLLTEVDSYEGKKDVGENEAIVHQIEDKFATIMSDPKYDVAKGYSDGFQGKSPATGINERSMLSRNDRYSRLFEDDEPSSEDDDESDELDTDSDSIIMKEGSESMELAGPGNLHLAEKIPQIEKEIENLKRQLIYLEPLLQKAQLTNNQSKLKVLLKSKTGVQKDIAFKELQKQQYIVQESDNSLFGKSKVSILSVVHENEKGKQFVMYIIEVQKFSTEEPNVVKAGWVVARRYSQFHRLHGYLKHRYPQVSSLNFPQKSISVLKFQQKNITESRRHQLEAYLGALIEIPEVCSDMAFRSFLSSENFQLGKRQSFDEPKKLSALFGYKWYLGSPSNRNMVYNQCSSTPSDANGGILENRREMEKELRQFDERSTGKPLFIKPICDMIITIFNLHWLKGRALVVILQQFFGTAVENKVYEVVETHLNEPSICNWLIVLRELLFPNGRFKLDPEVRTKQQKLQAYQEAKQFFETFMTETWSKIFGSENTINAAITLFHMLQVNQLNKHLMFQIFDEILDELCSE; this is encoded by the coding sequence ATGCTCAGTAAAGGAGTTCAACTAGGACTTGCTACAGTGATACTATGGCTTCACTTTTATCCATTTCATGCGGTAATATTTGTATGTGGGGCtgtttttgcaattgttgcGTGCTTTATAGTTCTGATTAGTGTACCGTCTGCTCAGTTCAACAATAGGCCGAATCCAAAACGGAAATTCCGATTCTTAAGTTATCCTGAATGGGAAAGAAGGACTGAGTCTCTCAAAGCCAATTTCCATGACGATTGTCCAACTATAGTGGATTCGAAGAAATTGTCCGCTTCAATATCGGAGCTCTTGgacattatcatcaatgagTTTATTAATTCATGGTTTTCCCAAATCAGTTCATCACCATTGTTTGCACAAGATGTCAAGGTAGAGCTCTCGCATGTGTCAAAATGTATTGCGCGAAAGCTTCAAAAGATTGACTATGCAAAACTCGTTACTTTCAAGCTTTTACCGTTGTTCAACAACCACTATCTTACCTACGCTTCTGCACATACCAATATGGATGGTACTGCAGAAATTTTGGCGCGTTTTAATAATGGAAATTTGCATGTGGGCGTTACACTAGAGCAATCcgaaaagaaggagaagaatATTCAGGAAAAGACATATTTAAGGGGtcaaattaaaaaattaCTAACTAAAACATTTTCAGATGGCGAAAAGTCAAACGATATTGTGTTGATGTTTGTCACCGAGGTATTAGCTTGCACTATTTTGGATAATGTGTTCAACCTACTAACAGATCCCGATTTCCTAAATTTGCAGTTTATTAAGTTTATTGGTGATAGTTTAAAGCGAAGGAATCAGGTGAAAGAGCTTCGTTCTGCTTTGGAGGAACACACTATGTCGTCAATTTCTGCAGATAATAATGTTGCAGATCGAACTATCcatgaaattgaaagtaGTTTGCAGGACATTTTTATACAAGACGACACCAAAGAAAGGACTGTTATTCAGCTAGACAATGAGAAAAAACAGTCTGCCAAATCAGATAGGCTAGTTGCTTTGCTTAAGTCTCCAGTCGAACTGACAGCATTTGAACAGTACCTAAAATGGAAAAATAAGTTGTACTTATTAACATTCTGGAGAAAAGTAGAACAATCGACGGCCCCATTGATGGATGATGTACAAATGCCAACGTCTTTGAGTCTCACCAAAGAGGAGTGTATTGATATAAGAGAGGAATATTTTAGTTCTGGTCTCATCAGTATTGATGAcacaaatttggaaaattttggtcGCTTGGATGCAAATGAGTCTTTTCAACACCCATCCTGTTTTCAAGTTTGCAAAGATGCCTTAATAACGCTACATGAGAAAGTTTTCCAAGATTTGTTTTCTGAGTATTatttcaacttcttgttGACAGAAGTTGACAGCTATGAGGGGAAGAAGGATGTGGGTGAGAATGAAGCCATTGTTCATCAGATTGAAGATAAGTTCGCTACCATAATGAGTGATCCAAAATACGACGTAGCCAAGGGTTACTCTGACGGGTTTCAAGGTAAAAGTCCTGCTACGGGAATCAACGAGAGATCAATGCTTAGCCGAAATGATCGATATTCAAGACTCTTTGAGGATGATGAACCATCATCTGAGGACGACGATGAGTCGGATGAATTAGATACTGACAGTGACTCAATTATTATGAAGGAAGGTAGCGAAAGTATGGAGTTGGCCGGTCCAGGTAACCTACACTTAGCTGAGAAAATACCTCAAATTgagaaggaaattgaaaatcttAAACGACAACTAATTTACCTAGAGCCTCTATTACAAAAAGctcaattgacaaataaccaatcaaaattgaaagtgCTACTCAAGTCGAAGACTGGTGTTCAAAAGGATATAGCTTTTAAGGAGTTGCAGAAACAACAGTATATTGTGCAAGAGAGTGACAACAGTTTGTTTGGAAAATCGAAGGTTAGTATTCTTTCGGTAGTGCATGAGAATGAGAAGggaaaacaatttgtcATGTACATCATTGAAgttcaaaagttttcaacTGAAGAACCAAACGTTGTTAAAGCTGGTTGGGTTGTTGCAAGGAGATACAGTCAGTTTCACAGATTACATGGATATTTGAAGCACCGGTATCCTCAAGTTTCGTCCTTAAATTTCCCACAAAAATCGATCCTGGTTTTgaagtttcaacaaaagaatataaCGGAGAGTCGAAGACACCAGCTTGAGGCTTATTTGGGAGCGCTTATTGAGATCCCAGAGGTTTGTTCAGACATGGCTTTTAGATCTTTTTTATCCTcggaaaattttcaattagGAAAGCGTCAAAGTTTTGACGAGCCAAAGAAATTGTCAGCATTGTTTGGTTACAAGTGGTATTTGGGGTCACCCAGCAATAGGAATATGGTCTACAACCAGTGCTCATCTACGCCTTCTGATGCTAATGGTGGGATCTTGGAAAATAGGCGTGAAATGGAAAAGGAATTACgtcaatttgatgaaagaCTGACCGGTAAACCATTATTTATCAAACCTATATGTGATATGATAATTACCATATTCAATCTCCACTGGCTTAAAGGTAGAGCATTGGTCGTTATTCTTCAACAGTTCTTCGGAACTGCCGTTGAAAACAAAGTGTACgaagttgttgaaactcATTTGAATGAACCCAGTATTTGTAATTGGTTGATCGTATTGCGTGAGTTGTTGTTCCCTAATGGTCGGTTTAAGTTGGACCCGGAGGTAAGAaccaaacaacaaaagttaCAAGCTTACCAAGAAGCCAAACAGTTTTTTGAGACGTTTATGACCGAAACTTGGTCTAAGATATTTGGTAGTGAAAACACCATTAATGCTGCGATTACATTATTTCACATGCTACAggtaaatcaattgaacaagcaTCTcatgtttcaaatttttgatgaaattttagATGAACTATGTAGCGAATAA